CCTCACCTGCCGCACGATAACCCTCGGCACCGACAAAACCGTGAAGGGGCCCTTCACGGACTCTGAGTCCGTGAAGGGGCCCTTCACAGCATTTCAGCCGGTCAGTTCGCGAGTGCGCTGATCAGCTCGCCGTCCGGGGTGTCACCGGACAGTTCCCAGAACATTGTGCCGCCGAGGCCCTGGGTCTTGACGTAGGACGTCTTGCCCGCGATGGTCTCCGGGGTGTCGTAGCTCCACCAGTTCGACCCGCACTTGGCGTAGGCGGTACCTGCGACCTTGCCGGTGGCCGGGCAGCTGGACTTGAGCACCTTGTAGTCCTCGATGCCCTGCTCGTAGGTGCCCGGGGCGGGTCCGGTGGCGGTGCCGCCGGGGGCGTCCTGAGTCACGCCGGTCCACCCGCGACCGTAGAAACCGAGGCCCAGCAACAGTTTCGACGACGGGATGCCACTGCTCTTCAGCTTCTGGATCGCCGCGTCGGAGTTGAAGCCCTTGGTCGGGATCCCGTCGTAGGACGTCAGTGGCGAATGCGGAGCGGTCGGCCCCTGCGACGCCCACGCGCCGAAGAAGTCGTAGGACATCACGTTGTACCAGTCCGCGGACTGCGCGGCGCCCGCGTAGTCGGCCGCGTCCATCTTGCCGCCGTCGGTGCCGTCCGCGGTGATCGACGCGGTGACCAGCTTCGAGGACCCGAACTTGTCCCGTAGCGCGGAAAGCACCTTCTTCAGCGCGTCGGGACCGCTGTGGTCACAGGTGAGCCCGCAGGCGTTCGGGTACTCCCAGTCGATGTCGATGCCGTCGAACAGCCCGGCCCAGCGCGGGTCGTTGACCAGGTTGTAGCAGGAGTCCGCGAACGCGGCCGGGTTCTGCGCGGCCTGGCCGAATCCGCCGGACCAGGTCCAGCCGCCGAACGACCAGAGGACCTTGAGACCGGGATGCTTGGCCTTCAGCTTCTTCAGCTGGTTGAAACTGCCCGCGAGCGGCTGGTCCCACGTGTCCGCGACACCGTCCACACTGCCCCCGGCGTCGTAGGTCTTCTGGTAGTCGGCGTACGGGTCGCCGACCGCGCAGCCGCCGTTGGTGACGTTGCCGAAGGCATAGTTGATGTGCGTCAGCTTCGCGGCCGAACCGGAGGTCTCGATGTTCTTGACGTGGTAATTGCGCTGGTAGATCCCCCAATCGGTGAAGTAGCCGACCACCTTGCCGGCGGCGGCCTGCGGGGTGGCGGGGGCGGTCTGGCCGGCCGCGGCGGGCACCGCCAGCCCGATCGCGGCGAGTGCGACGCTCGCCAGCCCGGCCAGCGCGGACAACGCTGTTCTCTTGCTCGTACGGGGCATTCCGGCTCCCTTCGGGGAGTCACCTGGTGGTGACGGATCAGGGATG
This Amycolatopsis sulphurea DNA region includes the following protein-coding sequences:
- a CDS encoding glycoside hydrolase family 18 protein; this encodes MPRTSKRTALSALAGLASVALAAIGLAVPAAAGQTAPATPQAAAGKVVGYFTDWGIYQRNYHVKNIETSGSAAKLTHINYAFGNVTNGGCAVGDPYADYQKTYDAGGSVDGVADTWDQPLAGSFNQLKKLKAKHPGLKVLWSFGGWTWSGGFGQAAQNPAAFADSCYNLVNDPRWAGLFDGIDIDWEYPNACGLTCDHSGPDALKKVLSALRDKFGSSKLVTASITADGTDGGKMDAADYAGAAQSADWYNVMSYDFFGAWASQGPTAPHSPLTSYDGIPTKGFNSDAAIQKLKSSGIPSSKLLLGLGFYGRGWTGVTQDAPGGTATGPAPGTYEQGIEDYKVLKSSCPATGKVAGTAYAKCGSNWWSYDTPETIAGKTSYVKTQGLGGTMFWELSGDTPDGELISALAN